The Anastrepha ludens isolate Willacy chromosome 2, idAnaLude1.1, whole genome shotgun sequence DNA window tcaaaaacaatatcGGCTTTTTAATTCCGCGTCATCGGTATAATCGTTATCGTTAAGAAGGGAACACTTTTTTATTCAAGTGACTTCCACGGCTAGTCTTGAGTAGTGGCATATAGAGGTCTTTGGTCAAAATTTGCTTCTAAGATGGGCATGAAAGGTTCAACCCCTAAGAACGACAGCGAGTTGATGTTGTAAATTAGTAAAAACCAGAGCAGTAAAACCTCCAACGTCTACTTTCAAAATAAGTTCTACTTTTACTGCCTTAGATTACCTTGGGTTATGTTTCTCACTTCGATTAGTTCAGCTGTCGAAGGTTTCGATGTGGTAGAAGTAGACAAAAATGCAGCCATCAAGAAAGCTATAATAAGAAAGAACTCAGCCTACCTAAAAGTTTCTAATTAGCGCCACCTAAATGGCATAAGACAGAAACAAATACCGCCACGCCCTATTGGCTTTCATTTGGGAAAAGTAGATATTTCTACTGCTAACGTTAAAACACACGTCGGCAGCGGCACTTATTTAAATCAGCTTTAAATCAGAAAAAGCGTGAGAATAAGTACACATCGTCACGACAAATGTGCAACTCTTACCTTTCGCCGGCATTTGGCAACAAGTGCAAAAGTTAATGcgggtaaaaatataaaaataagttcaaaataaaaagcgCTAAAAAATATAGTACCTACCAACTTTATTACACCGCTCACTAAATAAATCGGAGTATGTAAATTTCTCTTAAGTTCAAATCCAAGCCAGTAAAGATGTTAATTTTGTGCGCAGTTGTTATTACATACACCAACACTTAGTTAGCTCCACTCACGACTCTGCGTTGTACTCAAATGAATGGACTCGTACCTGTCAGACGCAAAGGTGCCCTTTTTCATTCGCTTCACTAAAAGTGTCAGTGTATGCGTGTTGTATGCTGCTGTGTGGGAGGCGGTAACCAACAAAGTGTTAATAGGAATGCTCCCGCTGGGCTACTAAGTAACGAAAAACTAATCTCAACTATATTATTTGCAAGTGAAGAAAATGTAACTTCGCGCGCGCATGCGCAACTAAACAGCAAATAAGAAAGAGTCGTTGCAATTTATGTGTGTCATGTGCTCGTTGGCATATGAAAAGTGAGATGAAAATAGATTGGCTTAGCATCAGTTCAGGATAATCTAGCGTATTTTAGCGCCCCAAACATCTCCCTAGGCACATTGCCACCACTCTGATCGCGCTGCCTCTGCAGCGCCCAACATTCTGGTGACAGGCGCATTATTTGTCAACTTCCTCATTTCGCTTGTTAACGTTTGGCAGTTATATTGTTAGACCTATTGTTATCTACTACAGTTGTCGTTGTTAGTGTATTGCCCACAGCAGCCTTGTCGCCTGCTctagcagttgttgttgttcttactGTCGCAACCGAAAATGTCTCAAGCCTCTAACTTCTTGACACGTTTAGCACGTCTCACGttgtttgcattttgtttttgttttttatgaaataatttcgTTCGGCATTATTTCcctacttttttccatttactgttatattttattattagtttttttgtttgcttctttttttgtaaagacATTTATCTTTTACGCTCAACCCCTAAACACTGGAGCACTCCTTCTCCACTGATTACAAGCTGTACGCGCAAGGTATTGAGGCGAAATGAAAGTTTGTCAGCTTTTTGAAGGTACCCggtcatataatataatttgcaCTGTGATCATGCGcgtgagtgtatgtatgtgtgagtgtgtgagtaACATGCACTATGCCGTCCTACCACCCATTGTCCCATGCCTTCAGCCGTCTGTGAAAGTGTTATCGTGTATGTATGTTAACTTTTAAAAGGCACTGTGAAAGTTATAGGAATGTGAGTATATGCGAGAAACTACACAACTTTAACCTTCAAATTTTGTTCGGAAGTTACGGCCGGTGTAGCCGaatggttagtgcgtgactaccattcgcaagtgcgtagattcgaatatccgtgcatgaaacacgaaAATGATGGAATCTAATCAccctggcaggcaatggcaaacctacgaacgtatttctgccatgaaaaagcttctcataaaaaatatgtgccgcCCGCAGTCAGCTTTAAACTGtctgtccctccatttggggaacaattAGGAGGAGGAAGTCGGCCCAAAACGGATGTAAGCgcatatacttagtcctgccataagtgctgttacaagttaagttccTTAtagattttaaattataatactttttgtaataaagttagttttatttaatcatgaaaatagtaacaaaaaaatttaaattttcattcaaaatagtaaccatttacttttacacaagccttcaaacaatTAAGCCATTcaactattgcagcacgcacggtttccatggatattgacgacGTTGTTCGAACTAAAGATTACTTGAGACCCTCCAAATTTCTTCTTTAACTATGACTTCTAACTGTAgtacaatggattcagatctggacttccagacggccaattttCTGCGGCTGCGAACgcatgaatattgttttttagccactgctgggtggtttttgccttaatgtctggagcggaatcttgctggaaaatCCAACACTCTCCATTAAAGAGAGTACAGCTCAATTGCTTCACCACGTCTTCTAAAACATCCTCCTAGTAGACTCTTGCCTCGGTCTTAAttcctttttcgcagaaatgaagatatCTAAAGCCTTTACAAGATACTCCCCTCCAACCCATTACTGAGACTGGATGGtagccacgctgaacccttggaacaacattttttgcgtctttagaaattTAGTTAGTATAGATTTTCTCGTCTTGCTTATTATAAACTTCTTCAACTGTAAACATTTTCTCACCTATAcagagaatattttcatggccgcgGACTGCGCGCCACCGAAAAAGCTGCTGCCATCTATCGAGCCTAATTATCTTCAAGCGCGCTGTcgaaagatgaccagttgagcgagggaaggctttcatgtggagatcatctctaattagtcttgatctgttcgatacattcatttcctttTATAGCTACACCGTCGAACCACGCGGgggcgaccacttctttttctgtgtgtcacttcagacgtttgggaaaaacgttTGCGGTAAGCAAACATTCTTAAagaattaagttttttcaacaattcgtaaatctcacttacaCGTTTACACCGcttatgtaatgcaatcactgcaatgcgattttcttagctccccactccacgaaatttgccacgaaactaattctaatttttgagtACATAAtccatacgaacaaaagcaaaaataacggaacttttttctgcgaatttgttttcGCCGTAGGTTGGGTTAAGTTGAAGTGGTTGTTCCGTAaccacactcaggctcatagcccattatgatgccgcgtggggagcccGTCCCTATGTCTTCTGAAACCTGTGGcgcttttcagaaattttagaatGTATCTGATTTccgcagaactgagatcttctaaCTCATCAACAcattgtctacccagaatagtaaacctacgTCTGAATAGAACCGGACAATGTCACAGTAGGAGCGAAATtgtctcttcctcctcctcatctagagaacttctacagaagtcatgtgttcgCACACCCTTCCTTTGTGTGTGTCCACCtgttaggcagtgccccgttatgactaaaatcagtgtgctaagactatgcttattttggcttagcagagattctgtgcgtttagcattgagagtcgaccACAGTTGTCGGGCGATTCTGCAGGAGGTTTCCTTACCCAATCTTTCGTTCGCTGTTCTTACAATTTCTTTGAGGATAAGTagcttgcatttatttttttttttttatttttttttttttttgcggtgaagttgggttaaaaatgccttcgcaccatatagtaccgtcgctactacgtgtgtggtgattccactaaaaatatccctcctcttctcttagatttttccctccaccccgggactgcttccgcattgcttcgaggtagagggccaagacggcgtcctaagaaggacacttacttactcaccctgcgtccagggtcgcctgttttgagaagcGTATGCTccggacccatgtccggacaaaaactgtgtgaggtaatagttaacctcaccgtgctttctttctacccacttttttagatcgggtattagtatcgctgtccatctaccatacctttcagagttccatcttgcctgccaaagtgtgagtgtTTGAACTCTATTATCGGAGAAGTATGGTACTGGGatttctgtgttttttgcctcccatctctgtttacgctcttgtgctagaatatctatagggatggttccgctgataactaacaccgctgcttcagatactgttctgtatgacgaagccactctgagagcaaaggtgcgttgcacagattgcagaattttccgccggcattgcaccttaagcgtatctgcccatatttcgcatccgtataagagaatcgagttcatcgtgtccattaaaagtttgcgcttgttctgcgttggacctccaaggtttgccatgagcttacttaacatgccgcttaccttggcagctcttgtggcagcatggtttatatgcgcccagtaggttagcgttgtgtctaattgcactcctaggtacttgaccactctttttgtggataaagtggcatcaagtacttgtatgtctacttctaataGGATACGTCTGTttgttagaaggattagctctgttttctctgtggccagctttaatccatggtcttctagccatgtctggactcagatcatcacctgatttaactttcttttggcttcgtcggtgtttcgggcgattattacagctgcaatgtcatctgcgtatcgcactaaatgcacatcctcaggcatctctattcgaaggatttcatcgtagcttatattccagagTTGAGGTCCAAGTATTGATCCTTGagccgcacctgctgttatttgtttagtcttacacccttctcgcatttcgtataagagcacgcgattgctgagatagctacgaataatcttcaatagattattcgggatcttgaatgttacctttaaggcttcaattacgtcgttccagcttaaactgttgaaagcatttctaatatccagtgtggctagtaatactaagcgtttggagtatcgattacccgcctgggcatgttctacgctagctattacatcttggatggctcctaaTGTGGATCTGCCACTTCTAAAACCATGCTGCCTGTCGGAGAGGCCGCCACTGTTCTCTACGGCTTCGCTAAGCCTATGCTTTTtcagtttctcaaagagttttcctgcACTATCCAGCATACATAACGGTCTATAAGAGGACGCTAATGTTGGGTCTCCCTTCCCATTACTGATTAGTAccagtttttgttatttccatatttctggaaaaattccttcttttaggCATGCGTTGTACATGTTTAGCAGCAAAAGAGGGCGTCCGATTACCAATAGTTTGAATATTTCTGCAACTATGCCATCACGAcctggcgctttattgcatttcattgcttttgcagcatccattagttcttcttctgtgaatgggacaggttccgttgcttcatgctcgagttcttccctctcagcacagtgtgttgggaagagtgtgtcgactattttgcttaccacttcggtttccatatcagcagcaggggatttggctcctagctttttcataacgattttGTAGCCCAACCCCCATGGGTTATTGTTTAGATCGTTTCGTAGCTCTTCCCATTTGTCCTTTTTGCTTTGGCTTATGGCTTTcctcaatttttttctgctatttttgtattcttcggATTCCGGTATCGCCGGGCCCAATCTTCTGGCTCTAGTATACTTTCTACGCTTATGGATGCCCATATCTCTAAGTTCTGCGATCTCATGTGTCCACCAGTAtacagcatttctttttttgttctattttaggCATAGATACGTTGCAACCTAGCGTAATGCATTGCATTGTGGTCTTGACTAGTGTTTTTGCTGCACTATTCGTACAGATCGTCGTTttattttcgtcaatagttgcAAGGAGCGTCGCTGGGTTTAGCTTGTTTATGTTCCATTTGCGTGTACTTTTATTCCGATTTTCACGTACTCtttggttttccatttcaatgcaaaacgtGATGTATTGATGGTCACTCCCATTGTAATCTTCCAGGACTCTCCAGTCTTTAGTAAAGGAGACTATGCTTTCCGATGCTAGGGTTATGTCGGGTGTTGTGCCTTCACAACCTGGCTTTCGGTACGTAGTCGTTCCTGTGTTGAGTACCACTTGACCTAGTCTGGCTGCCATGTCCAGCACTCGTCTACCTCTTGAGTTCGTTGTCGCCGAGCCCCATTCGGTTGCTTTTGAGTTGAAGTCTCCCGCTATTATTAGTCGTCCCTCTAAACTAAGGGCTTTGTCTTCAGTACTTTCCAGTTTCCGGGTGAATTCATCTATATTGTCGTTCGGTGTAAGATAACAGCTAATCATTGTGAATTGGCTGTTTTGAACGTAGACGAAACCATCGCCTGATCCTTTCGCGATTATTACGAAATTTGTGGCCCTAGGCAGCCAGATGGCGGCAGTTCCCGACTCGTCTTCGATCCAAGCTTTCTCGGATTGAGCATATTGTTCGCTTATCAATACTGCTTGAACTCCTTTTTCTAAGACCATCTGCTCCATTAGCAGGTCTGCGTTTTTACTCCTGTGCATATTTGCTTGAAGTATAATCATATTTTATCTTGTCTTGGCATGTTCTTTTGTTATCGGGTATTTGCCCGAGCCTGGCATATGCTTTGTCTCGCTGCGATTGGCATCAGTGCATAGGCAGCATTTGGGCTCTTTGGTGCACTCTTTCATTTTGTGCCCAGCTTCTCCACATCGGATGCGGATACCTTTCCCGCTTCCGTCTGGTCCTTTACAGTTTGATTGAAGGTGTCCGACACCGAAGCACCGGTAGCAGCGCTGCAAAGATGAGCTAGCTCTCATCCTTGCACTAACCCATCCGATTTTGATATTCGTTTGCTTGAGcagcttttctgcgctttcaatAGCGAGAGTAACATAAGCCCGTACTTGTTGTCGTTGATTAAGTTTTGTGATCCTAACATCGATATTTTCATTAGTGCCAGCTAGCATTTTTCTCACAGCGTCATCAACTTCCTTCTTCTCCGTGACGGCATCCAAGTCTCTGACCTCTACAGTTGAGGTTGGTCTGAGGGTTGTAATGGAACCGACCGCTTTTACGATTTCCTCTAGTTCTTTCAAAAATCAGCATAAGTAGCatgcatgtttgtaagggtatgcctatgtcattacccatgtactcatcagtcaatttggtgccgagtctcgctagttcatcggctctacagttaccctcaatgtcgcgatggccaggaacccataccACCTTTAGGCGAAATGTTTTAGCCATCTCCTTAAGAGATGCatggcatttcatggctatctTGgatcttggaggttgtcgactgttttgtgaaggACTTTATTGCTGTTTGGCTATcagtaaaaatgtatatataatttccaGATATTgtatcacactgtatcagtgtcgcggctttgattattgccatcagttcagcctgaaaggcaCTACAgaagtcggggagccgaaaactgaagaagATCCCAGATATTCGTAGTAtgcacctccgcccaccctaccctcgagctttgagccgtctgtgtatacatggatggagtCGACCTCTTCCCTTGAGGGAAGGAGGGTCGTGAACGCTGTAATGGCAAGTGAAGGCGGATGTGCATAATCCACCAGGCCAGGAAGTCCCAAAGTTGTATAAGCTTTCTAACTTTCGTGATCAACTATCAAAAGAATTTTTATCTTCTTATCACTAACTTCGCACAACCGCTTTAACGCAATGTACCGTAATGAATCATTTTATACTGCACAATGtatataatgtatgtatgtatttatatgcttaACATACTTGCATTCCGACATAACTGTAATATAAGcgaaattatgcaaaaattgcGAAGTTTCCTCTACTTAAGACTTATCAAATTGAAGGTTCCCTCCACAGACAACTCAATGAAAGAATTTGTGTGGTCCCCTCGATCGAGTAATTCTCTCAATCCGGAGTTCTGTCTATTTGTcaattttttcacacaaaaattccttctaagaaatataaaattgaaagactgtaaatataaaatttaaagcacttaaaaatcggtaaaaataTAAGAGTCGAACGCATGCGCCCTTCTCTTGCCAATTTGATTTCCTTTTCAGCGATTTTTGGTGACTTCAGCGATTTTTGTGGAATTTAACCGGAAATCACGAACATTTTTGTATCATGTATTTGATTTCAGTTTACAGTAGCCACAAAAGGAAAttcatatacctatgtacatatttttcttttttggtaaaaatggtatttACTTATGCAAGTATTTGTGTAGGTATAGGGTTACCGTCACAGCATTCCTgggatttattttacttttgttattatttcccTATGGAGGTTGAAATCTACATATTTTTTGCATCACGTAACACTATGTACCCAAAGGTAGCCTTGTAACCGCGTAGTGCACGAGTCAGTGTAGGCACAGCTTTGCTAGTGTTTCAAAACTAACACGATTTCACCAATTGCAGTGGCATACCTTTCAGTGTAAGACAGCGCAAATGTCGGAAAGAAAATCGCAAGTAATCGCGCTCCTCGTAGGTTGCGAACGTGACGCCCTGTATGGCTAGGCGTAGGGCTGGGAGATGTGTTCTTTTccaattgtaataaaattcaataaatttagtttataaatttaaatagatCATTAAAAAGTTGGGCCCTGAAGTAATTCGAAGGGTTAAGTGAAAGCCGCAGCCCACTTAGGCCATGTGTGAAGAATGAATCCTTGAATCGCCTTccttatttttatgcattaaattttatatattttattatatacagGATCGCTCGCATTcagaatgtcaaaaaaaaaaaagcataactATAATTTTGACTGTTAGGGTCTGTTACCAATATTCGACCCTATTAACCCTTGCGACAGCTCGAACAGTGCGAATTAGTATACAACTAATATACAACTCCTAAAAGATAGATGAGACTCTGAGGTACATGAGAACAGAGGAACAAAGCCAACTAAAACATATTTTGCATTCTAATATCCCTCCCCCAGCCCGCAATAACATGGCATTTTCACGTTCTGTAAGGTGGACTCTAAAATGCTCTTAATGACTTTCTATACTCATATCTAATACCTTTAGCATCAGTTGTACATTTCTACTAAATCCACCAAAACATCCACAAAATGTGTTGATTCTAGAAACCAAGCAAAGTCAGTGAAATATTGTTGCTCAGCTCCTTTAAGCTACAATATGAATATTATTGTTTGTCCAAACTCCTCAACTTAGACCTATACAATGCCGAACACTGAGCAGTTGCGCCCTACTCCCTGTCAGGCTCCGTAGACAGTGCCCTGCAAGATTGAAATCTGCACTTTTTTTCAGACAATTAATTGAATAAATGAAGATCAGTGGACAGACCGAACATATTATTCTAGACCTGAGCGCTGTTGAAACTTAGAGACACAAGAAGCTTTTCTGAGACTAAGGTACCAAGAGTCAAGCCATTCTGGACCAATTCATCAGCCATGTGCCTATCATAAATATTACGATGCCCTGGCGCCGAAATCAGAGCAAACACAAATATATTCACCAAGTCTAACAATGACATTGACCTATCGAGATAAATGTTTGCTAAATAGATTTTCGCATATACTCTACAGTACTTTTTGGAGCCTCACGCTAAGATATATGCTCCAAAGCGTTCAGTGAATTCTATATCCTTCCGTTCATCTCTAGTGCGAGTGCTGGCTTTGAACAACCAGGTCGAAAATCGCGGTTGCCAACCCCATTACGAGCTTTTCCTCAAAGCAATACTTCTTACCGAATCACTCCATCCCCAAAATTATAACTCCATCTCTATTAAGCcataaaataatgtatttttataatatagagGCGACAAGGCACTGCCTTGCGGAGTTGTTGCTGTAGTGGCATAAGCATTTCCAATACATGTACGCAGAACGCTGCTGATGGGGCCGTCCTTGGTTgcgtcgttccggtaacgtagaaccgactgtcgtgggaactgaCTTTCGAGGTCTCTCCGCTTGGTTTTTAATAACCGCTATTACCTAGCATCAAACTTAGACTCCTCGAGCACAAAAGTGACTAAATACAGTTAGCCATAAAGTTTCCAATTACGAAACTGATAAAAGACTTTTCTATCGCCTTTAAGGAACAATTTTTGAAAGCTTCTCAGTTGTTTGTTGGCGTAGATTACTCTTGATATACGCATATTGTGCACTAGATAGTCTTTCGCTGGCATCACAAGAATTTAATGTGTCCGGATCTATAGACAACTTATGCCTTTTCTTcacattttatgtatgcatcaatCTGTACCTCGTTCTACAAATCGGCTACCTTCAGCGCGAGGAAAATTGGTGCAAGCTAGTAGCCGTGGAGTCTTCATCTAGCTATTAGTCCACAACCTAATCCTTACAATGCTCCTTCTACAGAATCTTGAAAAACCAGTCGACTCTGTAGTAGGTTCCATAGAAAGCATAACTCCCAGATCTTTATATTCTAAATACTCTGCCTTAGATTAAATTATCTATCATCTCCTAAGTTAACGACCGATGCAGAGCATATTACTACATACATTACTTCTCATGAGCCGTATTTAGTACTAGTTTCGTACTATAGAAAAGGGAATGCAGCGCGACACAATTTATACTTTACATCACTTTGAAGTGCACAATTTACCAGTTACACTGCcctgcaaatttaaatttttctgatgcgaataagatgtgacctagtgttcccgaagggaattttcgcgctgagcacgaatccgagttcaaaaattttccatcacgtcaggttttcaaaaaaaagggggttgaaacccctaaaaatagcgtatttggccatttttcaaaaattgtggagcagaaccctgacgtgctacgatcttcgttattgtcagtaattgaaggttgaactttgctctttgaaataagcccaaacccaaattgttcgcatgcacccttagagtagggggtgtacttatgtctacgggggtagggaaaaaattaacataGGAACTTATCTACACCCATCTTATTCGCAAAACCGATGCAGGGCAGTGTTACCTACGagtataagaaaaacaaaagaaataccaACCAGTCATAGTGAGGATTTCACTAAAAACGCACCAGTACGGTACTACCAGATTTATCCGCAGGGTATGGGCATACTGCTATGGTGAATATTTTGGTGAAATGCAAACTACACAGCAAATTACGGagtttgtttgttgttgatGGGCTTAATAGCAGTGGCTTATTGCTAGTTGAGCTTCAACACGTCAAACCAAAGCCATTAAAGTAtcctttaaatttttgaaaatgtttgccaTTCTCGTTGCCGGGACAGTAAATTTCAGCGCAAGGCTGACGATTAAGGAAGCTGTAAGCGATGAAAAACATGTCTCGCAGTCTCAGTTTGTGGCGATTTAGAAAAAGCACGGGCAAAATAGCTAaaattgccttttatattttttttacatttttaattgcttAGTTTTTAACATTACCTCACATTTTGTGGAATATCGACTACGCCATTGCGTagaaagcaataaattttaattctttttccaACGCCAATTTGACTTTGGGTTGTCCAATGAGTGAGGagaaatcttttgttttttttttttttgaatatctaATATCTGCAGCCAAAATATCAAGTAAAACAAAATGCAGTTCTTAAAAGAGGACATCGAAAGCAGTTCTTATGTTCTTAACAttgatatataatttaaaataatttcatgaatacacttttttcttcatttttaattcGAAGGACTcattatttaaactaaaaagcgaacttttgaaaattcatttaaaattatttcccactatttggGACAGCAGGACAACATAATATTAGTTAGATCAAACGTTTTTACCCCAAAAT harbors:
- the LOC128861163 gene encoding uncharacterized protein LOC128861163 → MIILQANMHRSKNADLLMEQMVLEKGVQAVLISEQYAQSEKAWIEDESGTAAIWLPRATNFVIIAKGSGDGFVYVQNSQFTMISCYLTPNDNIDEFTRKLESTEDKALSLEGRLIIAGDFNSKATEWGSATTNSRGRRVLDMAARLGQVVLNTGTTTYRKPGCEGTTPDITLASESIVSFTKDWRVLEDYNGSDHQYITFCIEMENQRVRENRNKSTRKWNINKLNPATLLATIDENKTTICTNSAAKTLVKTTMQCITLGCNVSMPKIEQKKKCCILVDT